A window of Streptomyces sp. DG1A-41 contains these coding sequences:
- a CDS encoding ATP-dependent Clp protease proteolytic subunit, translated as MNQFPGSGIYDRMQAVQDMSASQGRYTGPQAESRYVIPRFVERTSQGIREYDPYAKLFEERVIFLGVQIDDASANDVMAQLLCLESMDPDRDISVYINSPGGSFTALTAIYDTMQYVKPDIQTVCMGQAASAAAVLLAAGTPGKRMALPNARVLIHQPYSETGRGQVSDLEIAANEILRMRSQLEEMLAKHSTQTIEKIREDIERDKILTAEDALSYGLIDQVITTRKMDNSSLR; from the coding sequence GTGAACCAGTTCCCCGGCAGCGGGATCTACGACCGTATGCAGGCCGTGCAGGACATGAGCGCCTCGCAGGGCCGCTACACCGGCCCGCAGGCCGAGTCCCGCTATGTCATCCCGCGCTTCGTCGAGCGCACCTCCCAGGGCATCCGCGAGTACGACCCGTACGCGAAGCTCTTCGAGGAGCGCGTGATCTTCCTCGGCGTCCAGATCGACGACGCCTCCGCCAACGACGTCATGGCGCAGCTGCTGTGCCTGGAGTCGATGGACCCCGACCGTGACATCTCGGTCTACATCAACAGCCCCGGTGGCTCCTTCACGGCGCTCACGGCGATCTACGACACGATGCAGTACGTGAAGCCGGACATCCAGACGGTCTGCATGGGCCAGGCGGCCTCCGCCGCCGCCGTCCTGCTGGCCGCCGGTACGCCGGGCAAGCGCATGGCCCTGCCGAACGCGCGCGTGCTGATCCACCAGCCGTACAGCGAGACGGGCCGCGGCCAGGTGTCCGACCTGGAGATCGCCGCCAACGAGATCCTCCGGATGCGCTCGCAGCTGGAGGAGATGCTGGCCAAGCACTCCACGCAGACGATCGAGAAGATCCGCGAGGACATCGAGCGCGACAAGATCCTCACGGCCGAGGACGCGCTGAGCTACGGCCTGATCGACCAGGTCATCACCACCCGGAAGATGGACAACTCGAGCCTGCGCTGA
- a CDS encoding ATP-dependent Clp protease proteolytic subunit, which produces MPSAAGEPSIGGGLGDQVYNRLLNERIIFLGQPVDDDIANKITAQLLLLAAEPDKDIYLYINSPGGSITAGMAIYDTMQYIKNDVVTIAMGLAASMGQFLLSAGTPGKRFALPNAEILIHQPSAGLAGSASDIKIHAERLLHTKKRMAELTAQHTGQTVEQITRDSDRDRWFDAFEAKEYGLIDDVMPTAAGMPGGGGTGA; this is translated from the coding sequence ATGCCTTCAGCCGCCGGCGAGCCTTCCATCGGTGGTGGCCTCGGCGACCAGGTCTACAACCGGCTGCTCAACGAGCGGATCATCTTCCTCGGCCAGCCGGTCGACGACGACATCGCGAACAAGATCACCGCACAGCTGCTGCTCCTTGCCGCCGAACCGGACAAGGACATCTACCTGTACATCAACAGCCCCGGCGGTTCGATCACGGCCGGCATGGCGATCTACGACACCATGCAGTACATCAAGAACGACGTGGTGACGATCGCCATGGGCCTCGCGGCCTCGATGGGACAGTTCCTGCTCAGCGCGGGCACCCCCGGCAAGCGCTTCGCGCTGCCGAACGCCGAGATCCTCATCCACCAGCCCTCCGCCGGCCTGGCCGGCTCGGCCTCGGACATCAAGATCCACGCCGAGCGGCTGCTGCACACCAAGAAGCGCATGGCCGAGCTCACCGCCCAGCACACGGGCCAGACGGTCGAGCAGATCACCCGCGACTCGGACCGCGACCGCTGGTTCGACGCGTTCGAGGCCAAGGAGTACGGCCTCATCGACGACGTCATGCCCACGGCCGCCGGCATGCCGGGCGGCGGCGGCACCGGGGCCTGA
- the tig gene encoding trigger factor → MKSAVETLNPTRVRLTVEVPFEELKDSLDAAYKKINQQVTVKGFRKGKVPARVIDQRFGRGAVLEEAVNDALPKFYTDAVNEAELSPLGQPEVDITELKDGETLNFTAEVDIRPAIEIPDYSGIEVEVDAVEVTEEDVDKAVEELRERFASTAPVERAAEDGDVVTIDLEAKVDGEVLEDGVADGVSYTIGSGELLDGIDDAVKGLEAGGEATFTSELKGGSAAGKEAEVTVKVTQVAKRELPELDDEFAQLASEFDTIEELRADSRKRLENMKQYDQATQAQERVLEKLLELVEVPVPEKLLEDEINTRKHNLEHHQLGQMGLDLAKYLEIQGKSEEEFDAETREAAVKGIKTQFVLDELVKQEKLNVNQEELTEHLMRRAASSGMSPDQFAQAVVEGGQVPLLVGEVARGKALAVVVEKATVKDTNGEVIDLDDEEDENTTEASAEETPAEPAEEKAEEKTEG, encoded by the coding sequence GTGAAGAGCGCCGTGGAGACCCTGAACCCGACTCGGGTTCGGCTCACTGTCGAGGTGCCCTTCGAGGAGCTCAAGGACAGCCTCGACGCGGCGTACAAGAAGATCAACCAGCAGGTCACGGTGAAGGGCTTCCGCAAGGGCAAGGTCCCGGCCCGGGTCATCGACCAGCGGTTCGGCCGCGGTGCGGTGCTGGAGGAGGCCGTCAACGACGCGCTGCCGAAGTTCTACACCGACGCGGTCAACGAGGCCGAGCTGAGCCCCCTGGGCCAGCCCGAGGTCGACATCACGGAGCTGAAGGACGGCGAGACGCTGAACTTCACCGCCGAGGTCGACATCCGCCCCGCGATCGAGATCCCGGACTACTCGGGCATCGAGGTCGAGGTCGACGCCGTCGAGGTCACCGAGGAGGACGTCGACAAGGCGGTCGAGGAGCTCCGCGAGCGCTTCGCCTCCACCGCCCCGGTCGAGCGTGCCGCCGAGGACGGCGACGTCGTGACGATCGACCTGGAGGCCAAGGTCGACGGCGAGGTCCTCGAGGACGGCGTCGCCGACGGCGTCTCCTACACGATCGGCTCCGGTGAGCTGCTGGACGGCATCGACGACGCCGTGAAGGGCCTGGAGGCCGGTGGCGAGGCCACCTTCACCTCCGAGCTCAAGGGCGGCTCGGCGGCCGGCAAGGAGGCCGAGGTCACCGTCAAGGTCACCCAGGTCGCCAAGCGCGAACTGCCCGAACTGGACGACGAGTTCGCGCAGCTCGCCTCCGAGTTCGACACCATCGAGGAGCTGCGCGCCGACAGCCGCAAGCGCCTCGAGAACATGAAGCAGTACGACCAGGCCACGCAGGCCCAGGAGCGCGTCCTGGAGAAGCTGCTCGAGCTGGTCGAGGTCCCGGTCCCCGAGAAGCTGCTCGAGGACGAGATCAACACCCGTAAGCACAACCTCGAGCACCACCAGCTCGGCCAGATGGGTCTCGACCTCGCGAAGTACCTGGAGATCCAGGGCAAGAGCGAGGAGGAGTTCGACGCCGAGACCCGCGAGGCCGCGGTCAAGGGCATCAAGACTCAGTTCGTGCTCGACGAGCTGGTCAAGCAGGAGAAGCTCAACGTCAACCAGGAGGAGCTCACCGAGCACCTCATGCGGCGTGCCGCCTCCTCCGGCATGTCCCCCGACCAGTTCGCCCAGGCCGTCGTCGAGGGCGGCCAGGTCCCGCTCCTGGTCGGTGAGGTCGCCCGCGGCAAGGCGCTGGCCGTCGTGGTCGAGAAGGCCACGGTCAAGGACACCAACGGCGAGGTCATCGACCTCGACGACGAAGAGGACGAGAACACCACCGAGGCCTCCGCCGAGGAGACCCCGGCCGAGCCTGCCGAGGAGAAGGCCGAGGAGAAGACCGAGGGCTGA
- a CDS encoding PQQ-binding-like beta-propeller repeat protein produces the protein MAADTGKVLWRTPAGTGDMAAVPDSTQGAATAVPDGVVTFYGAQGDQYALLDARTGDVRWRQPKPDLPDCLLRSAAGRAYLVRATAQKEGRTGRTTVRRIDPATGKARWTVEGEDRAPAHPARRAWCSRTPSTRNAH, from the coding sequence TTGGCCGCCGACACCGGCAAGGTGCTCTGGCGGACTCCCGCCGGCACCGGCGATATGGCGGCCGTCCCCGACAGTACGCAGGGCGCGGCCACGGCCGTTCCCGACGGCGTCGTCACCTTCTACGGGGCCCAGGGCGACCAGTACGCCCTGCTCGACGCCCGGACCGGCGACGTCCGCTGGAGGCAGCCGAAGCCGGATCTCCCGGACTGTCTGCTGCGCTCCGCGGCCGGCCGTGCCTACCTTGTCCGTGCGACCGCGCAAAAGGAGGGGAGGACCGGCCGCACCACCGTCCGCCGGATCGACCCGGCCACCGGGAAGGCCCGCTGGACCGTCGAGGGCGAGGACCGCGCACCTGCTCATCCAGCACGACGGGCCTGGTGCTCGCGGACGCCCTCGACGCGGAACGCGCACTGA